One Thermincola ferriacetica DNA window includes the following coding sequences:
- a CDS encoding TIGR02530 family flagellar biosynthesis protein, with translation MVDKLYFNQPILPVNPSHKKQQPDPRGRAEAPQSFQNILLQQMAKEPVKFSQHALQRLSTRNIQLSPADMQKLNDAVQRAAQKGARDSLVLMNNMAFIVSVTNRTVITAVDDASMKENVFTNIDSAVIV, from the coding sequence GTGGTAGACAAATTGTACTTCAATCAACCAATATTGCCTGTCAACCCTTCGCACAAAAAACAGCAGCCTGATCCGCGCGGCAGAGCTGAAGCGCCGCAGTCCTTCCAAAACATTCTGCTGCAGCAGATGGCCAAAGAGCCGGTGAAGTTTTCCCAGCATGCCCTGCAGCGGCTAAGCACCAGGAATATTCAACTAAGTCCGGCCGATATGCAAAAGCTTAATGATGCGGTTCAGCGGGCAGCTCAGAAGGGAGCAAGAGATTCGCTGGTTTTGATGAACAATATGGCTTTTATAGTCAGTGTGACGAACCGAACAGTCATTACGGCCGTGGATGACGCCAGCATGAAGGAAAATGTCTTTACGAATATAGACAGTGCAGTTATTGTTTAA
- a CDS encoding flagellar hook capping FlgD N-terminal domain-containing protein, translated as MTTVNNVSDAGSTLNQEAVSRTVKNVLGKDDFLKLLLTQLKYQDPLEPTDNKDFIAQMAQFSALEQMTNMSDGFAKLAQFQETLFRESTISQAIGLIGKQVEATLPDQNEPLTGFVTAMKIVDGEPKVVVNGKEIGLGYISMVLGS; from the coding sequence ATGACCACAGTAAATAATGTATCTGATGCGGGTTCAACACTGAACCAGGAAGCGGTATCCAGGACGGTAAAAAATGTACTGGGGAAAGACGATTTTCTCAAACTGCTGTTGACCCAGTTAAAATACCAGGACCCATTGGAACCCACAGATAACAAGGACTTCATTGCCCAGATGGCCCAGTTCAGCGCCCTGGAACAGATGACCAATATGAGCGATGGTTTTGCCAAATTAGCGCAATTTCAGGAAACCCTTTTCAGGGAATCTACTATCAGCCAGGCTATCGGTCTAATAGGAAAACAGGTGGAGGCTACGCTGCCCGACCAGAATGAACCGCTGACCGGGTTTGTAACGGCAATGAAGATAGTTGATGGGGAACCAAAGGTAGTTGTAAACGGCAAGGAAATTGGCCTGGGATATATTTCTATGGTATTAGGCTCGTAA
- a CDS encoding flagellar hook-length control protein FliK → MQAVGTFMINPTDGAGCGIGSQLNKVRSNKGPGGFGMLLQNLLGQVEAGDITSVSADVPVNPETREIILTKDKLTDAIMELLKMLESAGIACAVSFDKVPNAAEFKQTLNELMDIIRDIAETLVFLFPSANQLNIADQAIDAYSRGADTGTNVGRLVVYLGWEITNLLRHIKTLNGELQAIVNRTGKNAVHSDGGMANILREFDGMFRENTAAIAKDLKQIGALLAGLHLKQQDPVEGIPAQKVNAEGMPPQEINKTGNLLRAEIKGLIANPGQGIAEDAGKPDNSVPQNPEIVLDNLRRSVGKITNIFDKLIKNIEANLAGGIQGETWVVQAAGNNFSMYAANPVFFNGQQDAVQVFHSLMNMIAEKAKLVQIPGHSEFTIQLKPETLGKLQMKITVENGLITAKFTADTQQVKELLESNLANLRQNLTDQGIKVDQLEVALNSEREYNLFERESQWKQKQGHRKFYVASVTDRPAGSILDNSYLMYDDNTIDYTV, encoded by the coding sequence ATGCAAGCAGTAGGAACTTTTATGATTAATCCCACCGATGGAGCCGGGTGTGGAATCGGCAGTCAACTGAATAAGGTACGGAGCAACAAAGGGCCTGGCGGATTTGGCATGCTGTTGCAAAACCTGTTGGGCCAGGTAGAGGCCGGAGATATTACTTCCGTTTCTGCTGATGTGCCGGTAAATCCTGAAACCAGAGAAATTATATTGACAAAAGACAAACTGACCGATGCGATAATGGAGCTGTTGAAAATGTTGGAATCTGCCGGCATTGCATGTGCAGTATCATTTGATAAGGTGCCCAATGCAGCCGAGTTTAAACAAACATTAAATGAACTAATGGATATTATCCGGGATATTGCAGAAACGCTGGTTTTCTTGTTCCCTTCGGCCAATCAATTAAATATTGCAGATCAGGCCATTGACGCATATTCCCGTGGCGCCGATACCGGTACCAATGTGGGCAGGTTGGTTGTCTACCTGGGGTGGGAAATAACCAATTTGTTGCGGCATATTAAAACACTGAATGGGGAACTGCAGGCCATCGTTAACAGGACTGGTAAAAATGCTGTTCATTCCGATGGTGGCATGGCCAATATCCTGCGGGAATTTGACGGTATGTTCAGGGAAAACACTGCAGCCATCGCCAAAGACCTAAAACAAATAGGCGCTTTATTGGCAGGGTTACACCTAAAACAGCAGGATCCAGTTGAAGGCATACCCGCGCAAAAAGTTAATGCCGAAGGTATGCCCCCGCAAGAAATCAATAAGACCGGAAACCTGCTGAGGGCAGAAATCAAAGGATTAATCGCCAATCCAGGGCAAGGGATTGCCGAAGATGCCGGAAAACCTGATAATTCGGTGCCCCAAAATCCGGAAATCGTTTTGGACAACCTGCGCCGTTCGGTAGGGAAGATTACCAATATTTTTGACAAACTTATCAAAAATATTGAAGCAAATTTAGCCGGTGGAATACAGGGTGAAACATGGGTTGTCCAGGCGGCAGGGAATAATTTTTCCATGTATGCTGCAAATCCGGTATTCTTTAACGGCCAACAGGATGCCGTACAGGTTTTCCATTCACTCATGAACATGATTGCCGAGAAGGCCAAGTTGGTTCAGATACCGGGACACTCAGAATTTACCATCCAACTTAAACCGGAAACCCTGGGGAAACTACAGATGAAGATTACAGTTGAGAACGGTCTGATCACGGCAAAATTCACCGCCGATACGCAACAGGTGAAAGAACTGCTGGAATCCAACCTGGCGAATTTACGGCAAAACCTGACCGACCAGGGGATTAAGGTAGACCAGCTTGAAGTTGCCCTGAATTCAGAAAGGGAATACAACTTGTTTGAAAGGGAATCCCAATGGAAACAAAAACAGGGGCACAGAAAATTCTATGTTGCTTCTGTAACCGACCGGCCGGCCGGCAGTATTCTGGATAACTCCTATTTAATGTATGATGACAACACCATTGACTATACCGTTTAA
- a CDS encoding MotE family protein, producing the protein MPKFLHSKPFRILKKILLILFLLALIFGFIAAVLWALDFTGVLNVQKMGQKIPVVGKYIADDNNKQSEKSPLQLENEQLRMENRQLKEQLDRQKRQLSGEIEDIKHKLAVAEEKNKKLAKDKQSLQNTVDSLQEWKSQQEGQTLSYESLGRYYAEMKPDKAAQIMNNLPDDVTIGILLNLEDEQVTAILSAMDPKKAASIVDQMRK; encoded by the coding sequence ATGCCAAAGTTTCTGCACAGTAAGCCCTTTCGCATACTAAAAAAAATACTGTTGATTCTGTTCCTCCTTGCTCTGATTTTTGGATTTATTGCAGCAGTCTTGTGGGCTTTGGACTTTACCGGCGTGTTAAATGTTCAGAAAATGGGCCAAAAGATACCGGTAGTCGGAAAATACATTGCTGATGACAATAATAAGCAATCTGAAAAATCCCCGCTACAACTGGAAAATGAGCAGTTGCGCATGGAAAACAGGCAACTGAAAGAGCAACTCGACAGACAAAAAAGACAGTTATCAGGGGAAATAGAGGATATTAAACACAAACTTGCTGTTGCCGAGGAGAAAAATAAAAAACTGGCAAAAGATAAACAGTCTTTGCAGAATACGGTAGACTCCTTACAGGAATGGAAATCCCAGCAGGAAGGGCAGACCCTTAGTTACGAAAGCCTGGGCAGGTATTATGCAGAAATGAAACCGGACAAAGCGGCCCAAATCATGAACAACCTGCCTGATGATGTAACGATAGGGATCCTGCTAAATTTAGAGGACGAACAGGTTACAGCCATATTGAGCGCCATGGACCCCAAGAAGGCAGCAAGTATTGTGGATCAGATGCGCAAATAA
- the fliJ gene encoding flagellar export protein FliJ, with protein MKPFNFRLQTALDIKLRQEELAREALQRAISSYENSVEVLNSFYKQMEWVQEQVRRSQKKTVNLEDVKRCQDFIPVLIQKIEIQKAEVEERRSEVDRVRTQLIAVMRERKVMEKIKARYYHRYIREVLLEEQKLIDEMATNRFILKDNPI; from the coding sequence ATGAAACCTTTTAATTTCAGGCTGCAAACGGCTCTTGATATTAAGTTACGACAGGAAGAACTGGCCAGGGAAGCTTTGCAACGGGCTATAAGCAGTTACGAAAACAGTGTGGAAGTGCTAAACAGCTTTTATAAACAGATGGAATGGGTACAAGAACAGGTCAGGCGTAGCCAGAAAAAGACTGTGAACCTGGAAGACGTGAAAAGATGTCAAGATTTTATTCCGGTACTTATACAAAAAATTGAAATTCAGAAGGCTGAAGTAGAAGAAAGAAGATCTGAGGTGGATCGGGTCAGAACTCAATTAATCGCGGTGATGAGAGAACGTAAGGTAATGGAGAAAATAAAAGCCCGCTACTATCACCGGTACATAAGAGAAGTACTTCTGGAAGAACAGAAGCTGATTGACGAGATGGCCACGAACAGGTTCATACTTAAAGATAATCCCATTTAG
- the fliI gene encoding flagellar protein export ATPase FliI — protein MVDLNKYISALANLDPIKINGQVTRIIGLVVESQGPSANLGELCYIYPNVGDCKLKAEVVGFKENRILLMPLGDLTGIGPGCEVVATGHSFKIGVSNKMLGRVIDGLGNPIDGLGPIEWETEYPVSGPPPNPLERKRITEPLSVGVKAVDGLLTCGKGQRVGIFSGSGVGKSTLLGMIARNTAADINVIALIGERGREVREFLEKDLGEEGLRRSVVVVATSDQPALVRLKGALVATSIAEYFRDQGKDVMLMMDSVTRFAMAQREVGLAVGEPPATRGYTPSVFAMLPKLLERSGTSRHGTITGLYTVLVDGDDHNEPIADAVRGILDGHIVLSRDLAMQNQYPAIDILASVSRVMPDIVSEEHRKAAQEIKSILATYRDAKDLIDIGAYHKGSNPKIDYALSKLDDTLNFLKQDVKEQYSFNEALELLLSITGMAKTA, from the coding sequence ATGGTTGATTTAAATAAATATATTTCCGCTCTTGCTAATCTGGACCCCATTAAAATTAATGGGCAGGTTACGCGGATAATAGGTTTGGTAGTGGAATCACAGGGTCCGTCAGCTAATCTGGGAGAACTTTGCTACATATACCCCAATGTGGGTGATTGCAAGTTAAAGGCAGAAGTCGTTGGTTTTAAAGAAAACAGGATACTGCTCATGCCTTTGGGCGACCTTACCGGTATCGGACCGGGTTGCGAAGTTGTAGCCACCGGGCATTCATTTAAAATTGGCGTAAGCAATAAAATGCTCGGCCGGGTAATTGATGGATTGGGCAATCCTATTGACGGCCTGGGGCCAATAGAATGGGAGACAGAATACCCGGTAAGCGGACCGCCGCCAAATCCCCTGGAACGGAAGAGAATTACCGAACCATTATCAGTAGGAGTTAAAGCAGTTGATGGATTGCTGACCTGCGGAAAAGGCCAGCGGGTAGGCATTTTTTCAGGTAGTGGCGTTGGTAAGAGTACTTTATTGGGGATGATCGCCAGAAATACTGCCGCCGATATAAATGTGATTGCCCTCATTGGCGAACGAGGTCGTGAAGTCAGAGAATTTCTGGAAAAAGATTTGGGTGAAGAAGGATTGCGCCGGTCTGTTGTGGTTGTAGCTACTTCGGACCAACCTGCATTGGTCAGGTTAAAGGGCGCGCTGGTAGCCACCAGTATAGCCGAGTATTTCCGTGACCAGGGCAAGGATGTCATGCTGATGATGGATTCGGTCACTAGGTTTGCCATGGCGCAAAGGGAGGTCGGTCTGGCGGTGGGTGAACCACCTGCTACCAGGGGATATACTCCTTCAGTTTTTGCCATGTTGCCTAAACTGTTGGAAAGGTCAGGTACTTCCCGCCACGGGACAATTACCGGATTGTATACGGTCCTGGTTGACGGAGATGACCATAACGAACCAATTGCTGATGCAGTCCGGGGAATACTTGACGGGCACATAGTGTTATCCAGGGATTTGGCCATGCAAAACCAGTATCCTGCCATAGATATACTGGCCAGTGTAAGCCGGGTAATGCCGGACATAGTCAGCGAGGAACATAGGAAAGCGGCTCAGGAAATAAAAAGCATCCTGGCTACATACCGGGATGCTAAAGACCTAATTGATATAGGCGCCTATCACAAGGGAAGTAATCCCAAAATTGATTATGCATTATCAAAGCTGGATGATACCTTAAATTTTCTAAAGCAGGACGTAAAGGAACAATATAGTTTTAATGAAGCCTTGGAGTTGTTGCTGTCTATAACAGGCATGGCAAAAACAGCGTGA